The following proteins come from a genomic window of Nycticebus coucang isolate mNycCou1 chromosome 11, mNycCou1.pri, whole genome shotgun sequence:
- the LOC128598384 gene encoding cytosolic carboxypeptidase 3-like: MIIITFYVLPFPSFLFIRADYEYQLTVRPDLFTNKHTQWYYFQVTNTQAGVVYRFTIVNFIKPASLYNRGMRPLFYSEKEADTHHIGWQRIGDQIKYYRNNPGQDGRHYFSLTWTFQFPHNKDTCYFAHCYPYTYTNLQEYLSGINNDPVRSKFCKIRVLCHTLARNMVYVLTITTPLKNADSRTRKAVILTARVHPGETNSSWIMKGFLDYILGDSKDAQLLRDTFVFKVVPMLNPDGVIVGNYRCSLAGRDLNRNYTSLLKESFPSVWYTRNMIRR, from the exons ATGATTATTAT tacattttatgtgcttcctttcccttcctttttgttTATTAGGGCAGACTATGAATACCAACTGACTGTGCGCCCTGACCTCTTCACAAATAAACACACCCAGTGGTACTATTTCCAAGTCACTAATACCCAAGCAGGAGTAGTCTACAGATTCACAATTGTCAACTTCATCAAGCCTGCTAGTCTTTACAATCGGGGTATGCGCCCACTGTTCTATTCTGAAAAAGAGGCCGACACTCATCATATTGGCTGGCAGAGAATAGGAGACCAAATCAAGTATTATAGGAACAACCCTGGGCAAGATGGGCGCCATTATTTCTCTCTTACATGGACATTTCAATTTCCACACAACAAAGATACCTGCTACTTTGCTCACTGCTATCCCTACACTTACACCAACCTGCAAGAATACCTTTCTGGCATCAATAATGATCCAGTACGGTCTAAGTTTTGTAAAATACGTGTTTTGTGCCACACGCTTGCTAGGAACATGGTGTATGTTTTAACAATCACTACCCCTTTGAAGAACGCTGATTCAAGAACCCGAAAGGCCGTGATTTTGACTGCAAGGGTCCATCCGGGGGAAACCAACAGCTCATGGATTATGAAAGGCTTCCTAGATTATATTTTAGGAGACTCAAAGGATGCGCAATTGCTTCGGGACACTTTCGTCTTCAAGGTGGTACCTATGCTGAATCCAGATGGTGTGATTGTGGGAAATTATCGGTGTTCTTTAGCTGGACGGGATTTAAACCGTAATTATACATCTCTCCTGAAGGAATCTTTTCCTTCTGTATGGTATACCCGGAACATGATTCGTAGGTAA